In Bactrocera oleae isolate idBacOlea1 chromosome 5, idBacOlea1, whole genome shotgun sequence, a genomic segment contains:
- the PIP82 gene encoding protein PIP82, which produces MDFKNLCQNIDVSSLRARIPSLPAMPAMPQIKLPKSLPKLRSRRIFGRSREDLSRNKGSTKEQERQQSIRQLSTQPPIPPADFINHSPCHISTVSSLMHQQQQQQQRGDSQRGTYRSACSVDDDYPSPRQFQAPDRLSRPISPIDGESERVEPTVAKLSLTEKLQKGYKDISEFRLSHIFAKKTVVRKDIILVDQYVERYNEEREREHAEQERHDRKIADNYRFNFKLSRQDTDNSKRSISSEESHTQVNNSRAKNIHEQSEDESGMEATPPPRKPGIASTRFARVRNPPLEQYITDESNNELDEDEEVPVPRAAQQKSKIVQSSPESMSNQAMNRKTLSKLRNMRQSSEETPEKLGERKRRRAPLSPQQSEEKQEAPAATVNENNPLSVLKQNIKRFSKSIRRAQESEPKSEPNADTAEDTDGDGTPKKETKRISRTEKLAARLRRFASHEASTENLDEATPKKSEEQRSPIRTVITNKLQDWKKSFKRRPTESEAQTGDETSPERNAEKGEKRTDTLMKKLRNIRQQKRANSTDDLDGTEEDEAHNTPTGTTKDANARKTVNFEKRFEQARQRTLKKMNEKMQQIKFFNKSQENLEKECSATKKEASKHDEVEAEEESDDERTVYVRPHTSARRAAARDTPSDSEDEQQQTAGEERVKNDKLTQSDYEYDNEDMQHTRTLWTTKNLLNDSLDSETDVAFPRVLIHQDNSDQFESTLIIAVTRPAPSKPSTPVIEEIHDDAPKVKPPRRSRSPSPGSGRAEWIPNNEIISNFLEITPPSQRRLSAEAILPAPRGHTRKMSMDSNSDSDSWIPDNARNKKISQPSKEDSMEAASGVTLNSIDENEEPWKVHQHAYCDEKLYKAKSIDIFEASVRTGGAKAAFDDFEDELRDEPILRIPQKHIDSSFEKDSSEEPFAADDDNSSRVTKISVSVMGEECEEIKECDNNKANIKLSQGSTKTDVLNTNLDEQKRKIVHNRDENVDTDEDDDYDRPPSAAPSPPPSISPPPPPLPLRKPILLLSKSMEESTPVPTMKPPMPPTKPPPRIPDRTPSMTRIAKPLVKTSSLRLAYNEQVKPSDVGKVNKLISRFETPQSNTTQRPRVIRRRLTRDESEEYTDDEDDLEEDEDGEQETDAMNANSERDVTPTPTNTPRMYSLESDTESLSAVLTNVNKTKRTTVKMEENITITQRGNVVNGNTSKVYSDLPRITLNFDNNSNLNLSCASSEYGSPLEYPSSLIGSTETTPIPERRPQEVQNLRSAERNRRSMTRDDDKFLSFDSDDENSYYSISSTGSSRYVVEI; this is translated from the exons CACGAATTCCCTCTTTGCCTGCAATGCCAGCAATGCCACAAATTAAATTGCCAAAGTCATTACCGAAATTGCGCTCACGTCGCATATTTGGACGCTCGCGTGAGGATCTCAGTCGCAACAAAGGTTCGACGAAGGAGCAAGAACGTCAACAGTCCATTCGACAGCTGTCGACTCAGCCGCCCATACCACCTGCTGATTTTATAAATCACTCACCGTGTCACATATCGACCGTTTCATCGCTGAtgcatcagcagcagcaacagcagcagcgtgGCGACTCGCAACGTGGCACTTACCGCAGTGCCTGTAGCGTGGACGATGACTACCCGTCACCAAGGCAATTTCAAGCACCAGACCGTTTATCGCGTCCCATAAGTCCAATAGACGGTGAGAGTGAGCGTGTTGAACCGACTGTTGCCAAGTTGTCGCTGACGGAAAAGCTGCAGAAAGGTTATAAGGACATCAGCGAATTTCGACTGAGTCACATCTTTGCGAAGAAGACAGTGGTGCGTAAGGACATCATATTGGTGGATCAATATGTGGAGCGTTACAATGAGGAACGTGAGCGTGAGCATGCCGAACAAGAACGGCATGATCGTAAGATTGCCGATAATTATCGTTTCAACTTCAAGCTTTCGCGACAGGACACAGATAATAGCAAACGTAGCATAAGCTCTGAAGAGTCGCATACGCAGGTGAACAATAGCCGTGCCAAAAACATCCATGAACAAAGCGAAGATGAGAGTGGCATGGAGGCTACGCCACCACCACGCAAACCAGGCATTGCTTCGACACGTTTCGCTAGGGTGCGTAATCCACCGCTGGAGCAGTATATAACTGATGAGAGTAATAACGAGTTGGATGAGGACGAAGAAGTACCTGTACCACGAGCTGCTCAGCAGAAATCAAAGATTGTACAAAGTTCACCAGAGAGCATGTCCAATCAAGCCATGAATAGAAAGACGCTCTCGAAATTACGCAATATGAGGCAAAGCAGCGAGGAAACTCCAGAGAAATTAGGTGAGCGAAAACGACGACGTGCACCGTTATCACCACAACAGTCCGAGGAGAAGCAGGAAGCGCCAGCCGCAACAGTGAATGAGAATAATCCGCTTAGTGTCTTAAAACAGAATATCAAACGTTTTTCGAAATCGATAAGGCGTGCGCAAGAATCCGAACCTAAAAGCGAACCGAACGCAGATACGGCAGAAGACACGGATGGCGATGGCACGCCTAAGAAAGAGACAAAACGAATCAGTCGCACTGAAAAATTGGCAGCTCGTTTACGCAGGTTCGCTTCACATGAAGCGTCCACAGAAAATCTGGATGAGGCGACACCCAAGAAAAGTGAAGAACAGCGTTCACCCATACGCACTGTCATAACCAATAAATTGCAAGATTGGAAGAAGAGCTTTAAGCGCAGACCAACTGAAAGTGAGGCGCAAACTGGTGATGAAACCTCCCCGGAGCGTAATGCTGAGAAAGGGGAGAAACGCACGGACACTCTAATGAAAAAGCTTCGTAATATACGCCAACAGAAACGTGCAAATTCTACAGATGATCTCGATGGCACTGAAGAGGATGAGGCACACAATACGCCCACAGGCACGACAAAAGATGCTAATGCACGTAAGACGGTCAACTTTGAAAAGCGTTTTGAACAGGCACGTCAACGTACTCTTAAAAAGATGAATGAGAAGATGCAACAGATTAAGTTCTTTAACAAGTCGCAGGAGAATCTTGAGAAAGAATGTAGTGCAACCAAGAAAGAGGCTAGCAAACACGACGAAGTGGAAGCTGAAGAAGAATCAGATGACGAGCGTACCGTCTATGTACGACCACATACTTCTGCCAGACGTGCTGCAGCCCGTGATACGCCAAGTGATTCCGAAGACGAGCAACAGCAAACAGCTGGAGAAGAGCGTGTTAAAAACGATAAGCTCACACAAAGTGACTACGAATACGACAATGAAGATATGCAGCATACACGTACTCTTTGGACTACTAAAAATTTACTCAACGATTCATTAGACTCCGAAACCGATGTCGCGTTTCCACGCGTACTCATACATCAAGATAATTCAGATCAATTTGAATCGACACTTATAATAGCAGTGACACGTCCCGCACCATCAAAACCTTCCACACCTGTAATAGAGGAAATACACGACGATGCACCGAAAGTTAAGCCCCCAAGGCGAAGTCGTTCACCAAGTCCTGGCAGCGGTCGCGCTGAATGGATAccaaataatgaaattatatcTAACTTCCTAGAGATAACTCCGCCGAGTCAACGACGTTTATCCGCTGAAGCCATATTGCCGGCGCCACGTGGTCACACACGTAAAATGTCTATGGACTCCAATTCCGATTCTGATTCTTGGATACCTGACAATGCACGCAACAAAAAAATCAGTCAGCCAAGCAAGGAAGACTCAATGGAAGCTGCTTCCGGAGTAACACTCAATAGCATCGATGAGAACGAAGAACCGTGGAAAGTACACCAACATGCGTATTGTGATGAGAAACTCTACAAAGCGAAGAGCATTGACATATTCGAAGCTAGCGTTCGGACAGGAGGTGCAAAAGCAGCTTTCGATGATTTTGAAGATGAATTGCGGGATGAGCCGATACTGCGAATACCTCAGAAGCACATAGATTCCTCATTTGAGAAGGATAGTAGTGAAGAGCCGTTCGCTGCGGACGACGATAACTCATCGCGAGTAACAAAAATTTCTGTGAGTGTCATGGGCGAAGAATGTGAGGAGATAAAGGAGTGTGATAATAACAAAGCGAATATTAAGTTGTCTCAAGGTTCCACTAAAACCGATGTTCTCAACACCAATTTAGACGAACAGAAGCGTAAAATTGTACATAATAGAGATGAAAATGTCGACACAGATGAAGATGATGACTATGATAGGCCACCGTCGGCTGCGCCTTCACCACCTCCTTCAATATCACCACCACCGCCACCGTTGCCATTAAGGAAACCAATTCTCTTACTATCCAAATCGATGGAGGAATCTACACCAGTACCGACTATGAAACCACCAATGCCACCTACTAAACCACCACCACGTATACCCGATCGTACGCCATCGATGACACGGATCGCCAAACCGCTGGTAAAGACTTCATCCTTGCGTTTGGCGTACAACGAACAAGTTAAACCTTCAGACGTGGGTAAGGTCAATAAGCTCATCTCTCGCTTCGAGACACCACAATCAAATACGACACAACGACCGCGCGTTATACGCAGACGTCTGACGCGTGACGAATCCGAGGAATACACTGACGATGAAGATGATTTGGAAGAGGATGAAGATGGTGAACAAGAAACGGACGCAATGAATGCGAACTCCGAGCGTGATGTCACACCAACACCAACGAATACACCACGCATGTATTCTTTAGAATCCGACACTGAGAGTTTGTCTGCAGTTTTAACAAACGTGAACAAAACAAAGCGGACAACCGTCAAGATGgaagaaaatattacaataacacAACGCGGCAATGTGGTTAATGGCAATACGTCTAAGGTCTATAGTGATTTGCCACGAATAACTTTAAATTTCGACAACAattcaaatttgaatttgaGTTGTGCAAGCTCGGAATATGGTTCGCCGCTGGAGTATCCCTCAAGTTTAATTGGTTCGACCGAGACAACGCCGATACCAGAGCGCAGGCCGCAAGAAGTGCAAAATTTGAGAAGTGCCGAGCGAAATCGACGTTCAATGACGCGAGACGATGACAAATTCTTATCATTCGATAGTGATGATG AAAACAGTTACTATTCGATAAGTTCGACTGGCAGCAGCCGTTATGTAGTGGAGATTTGA